The DNA window gattgtataaatctattttttttatgacatgcgtcacataacatgtaataaaaactctggacagtatcaattatttttattgccgcctcaatccaaaaatattttttctacatccaaattaaatggtgttaataatagtaagatattgaaacaaaagttttataaagtaaatattgtaGTAGTCTTTACCTCATTTAGTTGCAGATTTTTCATCAACTCTGAAATTTGGATGTTAGTTACTATTTcgctaatttatttaattgtgcttctaatttatgagcacgtgatcaaaaaaaatgtagtaatgtactctctgatttgttttttttttttgcatctaatgcctcaagtttaattatgataagttttggtgggttttagtaaatgtttttctttttctggtttgcattaatagctagaacatggagaaattaataagattgacattcctttttgtcgcagcatgtacaaagcagcataattataataatgcttcaagttgctattatttttatttaacagaagacgaaattataaattttatgactTCTTAGTTATACTGTATGtgctaaaatataactttttcttttaatgagtgtttttataggaaaatggtaactctagaagagaaaaagagaagaagaagagaaaaatcataaatgtacaacaacaaatttttttttagatttaatgggatttattttattatatataaataaaaagtgacccatgaatttctcataaactattttatttttaataataaattattttagttttaatataaataaaaagtgacccatgaatttctcataaaccaagaattcggttatataggcacactttatatagaatagatatataatatgtgattaaaaaataaaaaaagagaaagcaAAAAGAAAAAGTCGATTATTTGAATATgttaattgtaaaaatattttttataaaaaaaaaataagaaaaaggaaaagtcCAAATGtggcagaaaaaaaaaagatttaaatatgttaattgtgatgatatatatattttttttttttaaaaaaaatcattttcaaaaatcttaattttaaaaaaaaaaggtcaaaAGGTCACCAAAAGGTGATTTGAATATGTTAATTGTGATGACGTTCTTTTAAAAAAGGggagtttttaatattatacttaaaattaattttatttataaaaatacctttaacaaaattatttgcacaaatacCAATATGCCACCTCAGCTCAAATaccgaaatttaaaataattaccgaaaatagaaaaaacttaaaaaatttcgCTTCCAAAAATTTCAATGTTTTGCaagttttagaaagaaaaaaaaaagcaacttTTTAGTTGcttttaatgtaaataatatatcaattagttactttttattaacaaaaattatttcaagATAACTTTTTTCTATACACATTCGATTGTTTATTTGAATCTTTGATTAGTcaactttaaaattaatatatatataataattttaatagtgtaactaattctattatgtttaagatactatttcgtaactttataaattttcatattaacatattaaatttttttattgaataaaTTTGTTATCAGTATACTATATTGTAACTATTCCCAACGACTTTAAAAGTCGTTGTTGATAATTGTTTTTACCAACGAACTATTCCCAACGACTTTTTACCAACGAAATGTCCTCATTGATGAGGAATACTAACGATAATGAGGGTTTTTACCAACGAAATTTGTCCTCATTAATACtcatttttcttgtagtgacaacataacaaaaaattttatagcaatTTATGATGTTACTtgatatgttaaattttattaactctaagattttattactttttgttacaaaatataataaaaaaacaaaaaaattacttttaatattgGTCGTTCGAAGAcagtaaaaaattaatatttaactttaaaattataattttactttttaaatttttaagttaattataactaaatataatgattttattgtttaagataccttagtgttatttttaatttaagtaattttatttttttttttttgtggtggCAAAGAAATATATGTTTTCCACATGTCAAAATGATCACCTTGAAAAATGAATtgtaatagtgtaatttttgagTCTAAATAATAAATGGTgtgactaaattttttttttaagctttcaaaacaaaaaaagataaaaaaaaagactataATACAATTTTAAAGCTTGAATAATTATTGTAGCTGAaaaagatttttcaaattataaaaAAGAGAGATTGATAATAAATagcaaaactaataaaataataaactttattcaataagaaaataaaataataaactaataaaaaaagttaagaaattttttaaaaaataataataacaataccaACACCAACAATCAACGTATGTTAAAAGAGAGGAGAGAGACaacaattaagaaaaaaaacatattgTTATTTGAATGTATAAAGTATACCGATTATGAATTTAAGATGAGTGGTATTCGGTATAtgcttaaatttaataagatgTCATGTATCtgcaaataaaatataatttatgtctTTTCATGCCATTAATcctttaaaaaatatcattcttaaaatttaaatttcattcatttcaaaaaaaaaaaaaaaaattcaaaagaaaGGTCAAAAGGTGGCCAAGTAATTTAGATTTTATTAGTtattatcatatttttatatgaattaatatttgtataaactaataaaaaaaattgaagaaaagaaaaaattaaaaaaagaacaaatagCAGAAAGTAACCTTTGACTGCCCATATCTctcaattatataaatataaatttgtaatattttcatTCACACGATATTTTGCAAAAGATAGTAGGATACCCTTAATCCAGGCCCATATACCGTAGATATTACCAGGTCAACCTATGTCAAACCTATTATAGTGCGTTGAATTATTTTGCCAGTGGTTTGTGGCTGTGGGTAAGTTTTTCTTGACATTTTGGTATGTTATTTGCAATTGCAGGAATGTAAAGTGCCGCCTTAGACCATTGAATTAATTAGATCAAACTATAATTAACTAGTAGAGACTACTGATATGAGTTCCaaatatatcaataaataaatttaaattcattcgtaatttattttttcgttaaaaatatagttattgatatatttattagaacacTTATCAGTCTCCACTAATTAACTATAAACAATGAATATGGAGTACGTAGTAGCTAGTAGTTTTACTTAAACAAAAAAATGAAGCactaattattaaacatatcatatcaaaaataaaacaataatactAATATTCAGACTAATATATTcggagaagaaaaaagaaagaaaaatatgtagCCCTAACAATCAATAGTATGTGCTGCTGAGGCTGAGTGATGTAGCTCGACAGCCTTCATGAGAAGGCTATCCTTCTCCAACACCATCTGTATTGGCATGAATCCTATATCATTGGCTATGtccttcatcatcttcttcgTCTCTGTCATATACTCCTCCAAGCTTATCACTCCATCAGAATTGTGATCAAACTTTGCCAACAGTGAACTATAAATATTAGCAACCACTTCTGGATTTGTCTTCACATCATTACCAAAATCGGTCTCTACCAATCTAAGAGACTGGAACTCTTTCAGCATTTCGCTGTAGCAAAGAACGCTATTTTGGTCAATGTCCAGTTCCGCAAAACGACATCGTACCGCAAAAGCAAATTCTTCCCTCTCTTCGATAAAGTTTATGATCATTGTACTATCTATTAGTTCTACACTCATTTTTTTCTCTTGTATTGTGAATTTATTGCAAGGACTAATGATCAATACTAAAGAGCAAATATataccttttctttttttttttttattttagatctGAATCCCTAATACAAATTTATATGGAAGAGAGATATcaattatatgtataatattaaTAGGATTAGGATTACATATTATATcttatattaaattacatttgaatttaaagtttcttttttttttatttaaatttaattaaaatagagatagattttatataatactaggaaaaagtggcacacaccctaaattttatgcttgatatttttttactttaatttgcggtataaatactttatatttttagatttatacacttaaatatcgtatctttttttttttcaacccaTTAAATACCAAACATTACATTTTTCTTAATTCTGTTACTTCTAGTCTGTGAAATATTGAATGGACTTTTTAAAATGCCACATGTCGCGTATAATGATTGATCCTTCTcattttagttttaaaaaataatcataaaatcatttaaataaaaatatttataaaaaatgattaaatttaaaaatgaattgattaatttttttttctaaaacgtGATTGATTAAATCATTTATATTTTCTGGGCTTGTATTAAAAAATAgcttaaagataaaataaattaaaagacaACAATAACAATATAGTACCTGAAGATTAGAGAACTTTCTAAGCAAGTGAGACCCAGTAGACATGAGCTGATTATACGAAGAAAAACTTATCTGCACTTTTGCTTTCTATTGGCAATAATTCCAACggactaaaaataaaaagcaataaaaaatttccaaattaagatgaaaaagaaaacctaaatttcaattgaaaaattcgaaaactCTTGTAAAGAATGGTTGATTAACTCGGAGCTGTCCCACTCACCCAGTCGTGTTACATTGAGTAAACAAGAGAAATGCAGCGACCGCCAAGGACATAATGATTACAACTCTGAAGCCCTTTTCCTTGCTGTCATCGCCTTCCGACAAGAAGGATTCCACTCGCTTTAGGAACTCAGAGTAGACAAGTTCGGCGCACTCGGCACTGTCATCGAGCGAGTCGACCGGGTCGGAATCAGTGAGTTTGAAGATGAGTTGCGCGACATCAGGAGAAGTCAGAGCTTGGAGATAGCGACTGGTTTCAATGAAGCCCAGCAACTCagcaagaagaagatgaagggaGGAAGGCGAGGCATCAGGAGAGAGAGGAAAAAagttattactaatttaatcaattacattttagaaaaaaaaaaaattaatcaattcatttttaaatttaatcaatttttataattataatacatattttttataaatatttttatttaaatgattttatgattattttttaaaactaatatgaGATGGATCAATTATTATACGACATGTGGCATTTTAAAAAGTCCATTCAATATTTGACAGACTAGTAGTAACGGAACTAAGAAAAATGTAacatttagtatttttttttttaaatgaaatatcaacttcattgaATTAAAAGCATTCTGAATACAAGAGAGCCTGTAAATCAGGCCAGACATTATAATCAAAAATACTACAACCAGGGAGAAATCGAGCATGCCTAGCAACAGCATGAGCAACCTGATTTGCTGATCGTTTGATAAAACGTAAATTAACATCAGTTAGAGACAATAATAAAGCATGACAATCTTTGGTGATTAAACCAAAAGTGGAGGACATATTGTGATCGCTTCTAATAGCCTGAACAGCAAGGAGGCTATCGGTCTCTACTTCAACTTTTTGCCAGTTATTGCTCTTAATCCAACTAAGAGCTTCTTTGATTCCCAGTGCTTCCACAACCTCAGTAGAATAGTTACCAGCCTTGTAACATGTTTTAGCTTCAATTAGTTTACCTAAGTCATCCCTTGCTACAATTCCAAAACCATAGGAATCTTCATGATGAAAAAGCGCAGCATCTATATTAATCTTGATATAATTATTAGCAGGTTTAGTCCAAAGCTCGGCTCCATCATCACTATTATTAGGAGATAGAGATGATAGAGCAAATTTATCTTGAGCTTTTTCGCCAGTGATCAAGAGTAATAGAAGCAGATACAAGAACATCATTTACAGAAGAATTCTTTTTGTTCCAAACTGTATTATTGCGAGATTTCCATAAAGCCCAACATAACATAGCAACTTTACAAACCTGATCATTGTCTCCTGTTTGCTGCAAGCTTTCGAACCAGCCGCCAAAAGAAGAGGAAGCAGCTGCGTTTATAGGAAGACCGAAGGATCTCCAGCAGTCAGCAGCAAAAGAACAATGCACAAGTGCATGAATGGCTGTCTCGGGTTGGGTTCTACAGACCGGACATTGAGCAGAAATGGGCACATATTTAGTTACAAGATTCACACATGTGGGAAGGGAGTCGGTGATAGCACGCCATAGAAGATTTAGCACCTTTGGTGGGATCTTTAAGTGCCAGAATTTACGCCAAAAACCAGAATTATTCTGTGTTGGGACTGCTGGTTTTTCAGTTTGCAGCAGTTGGTAGGCACTTCGAACAGTAAAAACTCCTCAATGATCGGCTTTCCAAGACCAGAAATCAGGTCTAATAGTGTTTGTCAAATGGATGCCGAGTATAATATCAGCTTCATGAGTTGGAAACAAATCCAAAATCACCTCAGAATCCCAATCTCGGTTGTCCATTTGCATAAGAGAGCTGACTGTGTTATTTTGCAATCCAGGATGTGTTGAAGACACACATCTGTTGTGGACATTCGGCAGCCAAGAAGTACCCAAAATATTTGTAGTTGTGCCATCTCCAATGACCCGAGTAGCACCTAGACGAACAACATCTTGCGCCCCCCAAATGCTACGCCAAACAAAGCTTGGATTATTGCCAAGCTTGGCTGAGAGGAAGTCGGTATGTGGAAAGTACTTAGCTTTATACACTTTGGCAACGAGAGAGTTGGGATTACACAAAAGGCGCCAATCTTGTTTTGCAAGCATAGCAAGGTTGAAATCATGTAAGTGTCTAAATCCCATTCCACCTTCATCCTTAGGAATTGCAAGACAATCCCAAGACATCCAAATAATACCGCGACCTTTGTTAGAATTTGTTTTCCACCAAAAGCTAGCCATAAGCTTTTCTATCTCTTTACAAGTACCAAGTGGTAGGAGAAACACGCTCATTGCATAGGTCGGTAGTGATTGAATAACGGTCTTAAGTAGAATTTCCTTTCCGGCACGAGACAAAAATTTTCCATCCCAACTATTAATACGAGCAATCACTTTATTCTTGATAAAGCCAAGCATGGCTTTTTTATTTCGACCAATGATGTTAGGGAGGCCAAGATAGAGACTACCTTCAAGAGCTTCATTCATATTAAGGGTAGAGCAGATTTGAGTACGGGTTGAGCCATCAGTGTTGGGGCTGAAAAAAAATGGATGATTTGGAAGCATTCACTTTTTGGCCAGAAGCTTCTTCGAAAAACCGGAGCAAGTTGGAAATGATAGTAGCTGCACTTACTGTTGCTTGACAGAATAAGAAGCTATCATCGGCAAAAAACATATGCGTGAGAGAGGGAGCACGATGAGCCACACGAAAACCTTGCAGAAGCCTATCTTCTTCGAACTTTTGAATTAGAGCAGATAAACCTTCAGCACAAATAATGAATAGGTACGTTGAAAGAGGGTCACCTTGGCGGATACCACGAGATGGGCATATGGGATCCAACATGTGACCCCCATGAACAACCTTGTAACGAACTGTTGAAACACAAGTCATAACTAGGTCCACCCATTTGCAAGCAAATCCCATACGAAGCATTACCGCTCTTAGAAAATCCCATTCCACCCGATTATACGCTTTGCTCATATCAAGCTTCAAAGCCATGAACCCTTTTTTCCCTTTTCTCTTACGTTTCAAGTAATGCATGACCTCAAAAGCTACCATCACATTATCTGAAATCAGACGTCCCGGAATGAAAGCACTTTGAGTATCAGAGATAATATCATCAATAAGATCCCTCATACGGTTAGCAAGCACCTTTGATATGATCTTATAAAGGACATTACAAAGAGAGATTGGTCTGAGATCAGTCATAGCCacaaaattttgctttttgggAATTAATACCAAGTGGGTATCATTTATGCCATCGGGAAAAGTGGCAGAGTCAAAGAATGACTTAACAAGGTGAATAACATCTGTTCCAACAACATTCCAGTGATGTTGAAAGAACCCTGGACCCATACCGTCAGGCCCGGGAGCCTTATCAGGATGCATAGAGAAAACAGCAGATTTGACTTCTGCATCAAGGATCGGTTTCAACATTTCTTCATTATGATTGGCACTGA is part of the Cannabis sativa cultivar Pink pepper isolate KNU-18-1 chromosome 5, ASM2916894v1, whole genome shotgun sequence genome and encodes:
- the LOC115717688 gene encoding uncharacterized protein LOC115717688; amino-acid sequence: MSVELIDSTMIINFIEEREEFAFAVRCRFAELDIDQNSVLCYSEMLKEFQSLRLVETDFGNDVKTNPEVVANIYSSLLAKFDHNSDGVISLEEYMTETKKMMKDIANDIGFMPIQMVLEKDSLLMKAVELHHSASAAHTIDC
- the LOC115720321 gene encoding uncharacterized protein LOC115720321, whose amino-acid sequence is MNEALEGSLYLGLPNIIGRNKKAMLGFIKNKVIARINSWDGKFLSRAGKEILLKTVIQSLPTYAMSVFLLPLGTCKEIEKLMASFWWKTNSNKGRGIIWMSWDCLAIPKDEGGMGFRHLHDFNLAMLAKQDWRLLCNPNSLVAKVYKAKYFPHTDFLSAKLGNNPSFVWRSIWGAQDVVRLGATRVIGDGTTTNILGTSWLPNVHNRCVSSTHPGLQNNTVSSLMQMDNRDWDSEVILDLFPTHEADIILGIHLTNTIRPDFCAYQLLQTEKPAVPTQNNSGFWRKFWHLKIPPKVLNLLWRAITDSLPTCVNLVTKYVPISAQCPVCRTQPETAIHALVHCSFAADCWRSFGLPINAAASSSFGGWFESLQQTGDNDQFGTKRILL